One segment of Pontibacter akesuensis DNA contains the following:
- a CDS encoding PaaI family thioesterase: MRLKDDIAAFLVREFPQTKVTVEAVGGKAATVRHKIGTAELRPGGTVSGPVMMAVADVALYVAILGEIGLEALTVTTNLNINFLRKPSATHDIIGKCTLMKLGKKLVVGEVTIYSEGREEPVAHAVGTYSIPPRKES; the protein is encoded by the coding sequence ATGCGTTTAAAAGACGACATAGCTGCTTTCCTGGTCAGGGAGTTTCCGCAGACGAAGGTGACAGTGGAGGCGGTTGGTGGCAAGGCGGCAACGGTTCGGCACAAGATTGGCACCGCCGAGTTGCGGCCCGGCGGAACCGTATCTGGCCCTGTGATGATGGCCGTGGCGGATGTCGCCTTATATGTTGCCATACTTGGGGAGATCGGATTGGAGGCTCTTACCGTCACCACGAACCTAAACATTAACTTCCTGCGCAAGCCTTCGGCTACCCACGACATTATCGGCAAGTGCACCCTGATGAAGCTGGGCAAAAAGCTGGTTGTCGGCGAAGTCACCATTTACTCGGAAGGCAGGGAAGAACCGGTGGCACATGCTGTGGGCACTTACTCCATCCCGCCCCGAAAAGAAAGCTAA
- a CDS encoding DUF3037 domain-containing protein — protein MPEKHLFEYAVIRVVPSVEREEFINVGVILYCSAKGFLKTLYALNAQRLCSFSDKVDMEELQERLGAFERICAGRKNGGTIGGLPVASRFRWLTATRSTVVQTSPVHPGLCLDPQETLEKLYAQLVL, from the coding sequence ATGCCAGAAAAGCACTTATTTGAGTACGCCGTTATTCGCGTGGTGCCGAGCGTGGAGCGGGAAGAGTTCATCAACGTCGGCGTTATTCTGTACTGCTCCGCCAAGGGCTTTTTGAAAACGCTGTATGCGCTGAACGCGCAGCGGCTGTGCTCCTTTTCGGACAAGGTGGACATGGAGGAACTACAGGAGCGGCTTGGTGCCTTTGAGCGCATCTGCGCAGGCCGAAAGAATGGCGGCACCATTGGCGGACTGCCTGTTGCCTCGCGTTTCCGCTGGCTTACCGCCACCCGCAGCACGGTGGTGCAAACCTCCCCCGTGCACCCCGGCCTTTGCCTGGATCCGCAGGAAACACTTGAAAAGCTGTATGCGCAGCTGGTTCTATAA
- a CDS encoding HipA family kinase: MTYTPPELRTVEVTRYVTPLREGGSLPALVEADDEFLYVLKFRGAGQGIKALIAELIAGEIARTLGFKVPELVFATLDEAFGRTEPDEEIQDLLRASEGLNLALHYLSGAITFDALVTTVDAKLASQIVWLDCLVTNVDRTPRNTNMLMWHKELWLIDHGAALYFHHAGYNWEEQAKRPFVQVKDHVLLPQATELEAVDAEFRSILTPERIRAIVALIPEEWLQTIDSPFEAVEEHREVYSKFLEARLTRTETFIKEAQHARKALI; this comes from the coding sequence ATGACCTATACCCCACCAGAACTTAGAACCGTGGAGGTGACGCGCTACGTGACACCCCTCCGCGAGGGAGGCTCTTTGCCCGCCCTTGTGGAGGCAGACGACGAGTTCCTGTACGTACTCAAATTCCGGGGCGCGGGCCAGGGCATCAAAGCATTGATAGCCGAGCTAATTGCCGGCGAGATTGCCCGCACGCTCGGCTTTAAAGTACCCGAACTGGTGTTTGCCACGCTGGATGAAGCCTTTGGCCGCACCGAGCCCGACGAGGAAATCCAGGACCTGCTGCGCGCCAGCGAGGGCCTGAATCTGGCGCTCCACTACCTTTCCGGCGCCATTACCTTCGATGCGCTGGTAACAACGGTGGATGCAAAGCTTGCCTCCCAGATCGTTTGGCTTGATTGCCTGGTAACCAACGTAGACCGCACGCCCCGCAACACGAACATGCTGATGTGGCACAAAGAGCTCTGGCTGATCGATCACGGTGCGGCGCTATACTTTCACCACGCCGGCTACAACTGGGAGGAGCAGGCCAAGCGGCCTTTTGTGCAGGTAAAAGACCACGTGCTGCTGCCCCAGGCCACCGAGCTTGAAGCCGTAGACGCGGAGTTCCGCAGCATCCTTACCCCGGAACGCATTCGCGCCATCGTTGCGCTGATTCCGGAGGAGTGGCTGCAAACCATCGACTCGCCCTTTGAGGCTGTGGAAGAGCACCGGGAAGTATACAGCAAATTTCTCGAAGCCCGCCTCACGCGTACAGAAACATTTATCAAAGAAGCCCAACATGCCAGAAAAGCACTTATTTGA
- a CDS encoding GNAT family N-acetyltransferase, which translates to MINIIRTDSGNKDFHSLVALLDRYLQQKDGEDHSFFAQYNKLDKIHHVLVVYKADVPVGCGAIKEYAPGTMEVKRMFVQEQHRGQGIAILVLQELEKWAAELGYTSCILETGRKMPEAVRLYQKSGYTSIPNYGQYAGVESSICMQKVLGVPQ; encoded by the coding sequence ATGATCAACATCATCAGAACCGACTCCGGTAACAAGGATTTTCACAGCCTTGTTGCCCTGTTGGATCGGTACCTGCAGCAAAAAGACGGGGAAGACCACTCTTTTTTCGCCCAGTACAACAAGCTCGATAAAATCCACCACGTGCTAGTGGTTTATAAAGCGGATGTTCCTGTGGGTTGTGGCGCAATCAAGGAATACGCACCAGGCACAATGGAAGTAAAACGTATGTTTGTGCAGGAGCAGCATCGCGGGCAGGGCATTGCCATACTTGTGTTGCAGGAATTGGAGAAATGGGCTGCGGAGTTAGGCTATACCTCCTGCATACTGGAAACAGGCAGGAAAATGCCGGAAGCGGTCAGGCTTTATCAGAAAAGCGGCTATACTTCCATCCCAAATTACGGGCAATATGCGGGTGTGGAAAGCAGCATCTGCATGCAAAAAGTGCTGGGCGTCCCACAATAG
- a CDS encoding glutaminyl-peptide cyclotransferase gives MRTINTTLLAATILAMSTLAGCGNESEKAATQAAENGNSVYGPAPAEINYGVAKVYPHDTNAFTEGFLVHKGQLFESTGSPSDLPQTRSLVGIVDMNTGNIDTKVELDRDKYFGEGIVILNDKLYQLTYLAKTGFVYDLNTFEKLEEFTFPSKEGWGMTTDSTHLIMSDGTSRLTYLHPETFEKVREVGVYDNNGPVKNLNELEYINGYIYANVYTTNTIVKIDPKSGQIVGKLYLTALAQDAANKNPNALELNGIAWDAEKDKIYVTGKMWPNIYEIQFKH, from the coding sequence TTGAGAACCATCAACACGACCCTACTGGCAGCCACCATACTCGCGATGAGCACATTGGCAGGCTGCGGCAACGAAAGCGAAAAGGCAGCTACCCAGGCTGCGGAGAACGGAAACAGCGTGTATGGCCCCGCTCCTGCCGAGATAAACTACGGCGTGGCAAAAGTATACCCGCACGACACCAATGCTTTTACCGAAGGGTTTCTGGTGCACAAGGGACAACTCTTCGAGAGCACCGGGTCTCCGTCGGACCTGCCGCAAACAAGATCACTGGTGGGTATTGTGGATATGAACACGGGTAACATCGACACCAAGGTGGAGCTGGACCGCGACAAATACTTCGGCGAGGGAATTGTAATTTTGAACGACAAGCTGTACCAATTGACGTACCTAGCCAAAACCGGCTTTGTATATGATTTGAATACATTTGAGAAGCTGGAGGAATTCACGTTTCCGAGCAAGGAAGGCTGGGGCATGACCACCGACAGCACGCACCTGATCATGAGCGACGGCACCAGCCGCCTGACCTACCTGCACCCCGAAACGTTTGAGAAAGTAAGGGAAGTAGGCGTTTACGACAACAACGGCCCGGTAAAAAACCTTAATGAGCTGGAGTACATCAACGGCTACATTTACGCCAACGTGTACACCACCAACACCATCGTGAAGATTGACCCGAAAAGCGGCCAGATTGTTGGAAAGCTATACCTGACGGCCCTTGCCCAGGATGCCGCCAACAAGAACCCCAATGCGCTCGAACTAAATGGCATTGCCTGGGATGCGGAAAAGGACAAGATTTACGTAACGGGCAAGATGTGGCCCAACATTTACGAGATCCAGTTTAAGCATTAG
- a CDS encoding MATE family efflux transporter, whose protein sequence is MNSFKAFLRLVWSAVKGKEQDYTTLGIKHSIVLLAIPMILEMLMESLFAIVDIFFVGRLGPDALATVGLTESILMIIYAVGMGVSIAATAMVARRVGEKNYREAGTITFQLIVTGVALALLMGGVATYYAAEMLALMGASPEILATGVRYAQIIFAGNLAIIMLFLINGAFRGAGKPHLAMRALWLSNGANIILDPLLIFGVGNIEGLGLEGAAWATTAGRSLGVVYQLYHLLNGKHLLKIGRENLGISLAIIVRILKLSSGGVGQYLIDSASWIFLTRLISEFGSNALAGYTIAFRVIIFTLLPAWGLSSAAATLVGQNLGAQKAKRAELAVWLTARYNVIFMAAITLIFIVFGEHLSSFFTDEPEVIRIATEALQIITLGYIFFGLGMVMVQAFNGAGDTRTPALINIVVLWLVELPLAYALAIYFELAATGVFIAIACCHSLHALVSWWFFRQGKWKKTSV, encoded by the coding sequence ATGAACAGCTTCAAGGCATTTCTGCGGCTCGTGTGGTCTGCCGTAAAAGGCAAGGAGCAGGACTATACCACACTTGGTATCAAGCACAGCATTGTGCTGCTGGCCATCCCCATGATCCTGGAGATGCTGATGGAGTCGCTGTTTGCCATCGTGGATATTTTCTTTGTGGGCAGGCTTGGCCCGGATGCCCTGGCCACCGTGGGCCTGACCGAGTCTATCCTGATGATCATTTATGCCGTGGGCATGGGTGTGAGCATTGCGGCAACGGCCATGGTGGCGCGGCGGGTTGGGGAGAAAAACTACCGGGAGGCCGGCACCATCACGTTTCAGCTGATCGTGACGGGCGTGGCGCTGGCTTTGCTGATGGGCGGTGTGGCTACATATTATGCGGCGGAAATGCTGGCGCTGATGGGAGCCTCTCCCGAAATTCTGGCCACAGGCGTTAGGTACGCGCAAATTATTTTCGCCGGCAACCTCGCTATTATCATGCTTTTCCTGATCAACGGTGCCTTTCGTGGTGCCGGCAAGCCGCACCTGGCCATGCGCGCGCTCTGGCTTTCGAACGGCGCCAACATCATCCTGGACCCGCTGCTTATCTTCGGTGTGGGTAACATAGAAGGCCTGGGTCTGGAAGGTGCCGCTTGGGCCACGACAGCAGGAAGAAGTTTGGGTGTGGTGTACCAACTGTATCACCTGCTCAACGGAAAGCACCTGCTCAAAATCGGGCGGGAGAACCTGGGCATCAGCCTGGCCATTATTGTCCGGATCCTGAAACTTTCCTCAGGCGGCGTAGGCCAGTACCTCATCGACTCGGCCAGCTGGATTTTCCTGACGAGGCTTATTTCAGAGTTTGGCAGCAATGCGCTGGCGGGCTACACCATTGCTTTCCGCGTCATTATTTTCACGCTGCTGCCCGCCTGGGGACTTTCGTCGGCGGCGGCAACGCTGGTGGGGCAAAACCTGGGGGCGCAGAAAGCCAAACGAGCCGAGCTGGCGGTGTGGCTGACGGCGCGTTACAACGTCATTTTCATGGCAGCCATCACTCTTATTTTTATTGTGTTTGGAGAGCACCTCTCCAGCTTCTTTACAGATGAGCCGGAGGTCATTCGCATCGCCACAGAAGCCCTGCAAATTATTACACTGGGCTACATCTTCTTTGGCCTGGGCATGGTGATGGTGCAGGCGTTCAACGGCGCCGGCGATACCCGGACGCCAGCCTTGATCAACATTGTGGTACTGTGGCTGGTCGAGCTGCCGCTTGCCTACGCACTGGCTATTTATTTTGAACTTGCCGCCACGGGTGTTTTTATCGCCATCGCCTGCTGCCACTCCCTGCACGCGCTTGTCAGCTGGTGGTTTTTCAGGCAGGGGAAATGGAAAAAGACAAGTGTTTAG
- a CDS encoding YhcH/YjgK/YiaL family protein, with protein MVLDKLANASRYTSMHPLFEQAFRFLQESDLMALPIGQRAIVGRDLFAIISEGKGIPEQDAKLEVHRKYIDIQYVISGTDHMGWKDLAQCSPPNDPYTEERDAAFFPDKTSNWFDVPAGSFTIFYPDDAHAAMATEDTVRKVVLKIAVG; from the coding sequence ATGGTTCTCGACAAACTCGCCAACGCTTCGCGCTATACTTCCATGCACCCGCTTTTTGAGCAGGCGTTTCGTTTTCTGCAGGAGTCGGATTTGATGGCGCTGCCCATCGGCCAGCGGGCCATTGTGGGCAGAGACCTTTTTGCCATCATCTCAGAAGGGAAAGGCATACCTGAGCAGGATGCCAAACTAGAGGTGCACCGCAAGTACATCGACATACAATACGTGATCTCCGGCACCGACCACATGGGTTGGAAAGACCTCGCCCAATGCAGCCCCCCCAACGATCCCTACACTGAAGAACGCGACGCCGCCTTTTTCCCCGACAAAACAAGCAACTGGTTTGATGTGCCTGCCGGCTCCTTCACCATTTTTTATCCTGATGATGCTCATGCGGCCATGGCGACGGAGGATACTGTTCGGAAGGTGGTGCTGAAGATTGCGGTGGGGTAG
- a CDS encoding endonuclease MutS2, whose amino-acid sequence MIYPENFEIKIGFAQVRDMLSELCLSPLGRQYVNRMAFLNRHDVVERLLQQTYEFKQLLEADAEIPLQHYYDASAYLDRAAIEGTYLEVLAFFEIKMSLRTIRDSLRFISGAEEGQYEALKALGANVTVERSLIAALDKVVDDTGAVRDDATPELQRLKRDLISQQGALRKTISSIMRHAKNEGWTPADAEPTIRGGRLVIPVIAEYKRKVKGLIHDESHTGQTVYIEPESIFGLNNDIKDLENAYHRELIRILMGLTNTLRHHVPELRKAYQYLGLLDFIRAKAVFARRVEASKPKLHNYPLVNWKQAIHPLLYLAHRQLGKPTVPMDLELNRDQRILLISGPNAGGKSVSLKTVGLVQYMLQCGMLITAADGSEAGIFHDIFIDIGDEQSIENDLSTYSSHLTNMRKFVTVADKKSLVLIDEFGTGTEPVLGGAIAEAVLQNLNDSKVYGVITTHYTNLKNYAERTPGIVNGAMRYDHKNLQPLYQLEIGKPGSSFAIEIARKIGLPKHIVDKASSLVGKDKIRYDRLLEELETEKQELEQKVREATKLEQKLAKSVKEYNELRNFLEESKQDVMREAKGKAKLLLKDANQKIEATIQQIKQSQAEKEQTKAARRDLEEFTKEVRKEEPRPAHKRIANGTIKPGDNVSLIGQDSYGQVVGIKGKTAEVLFGGLKTIVKVDNLERVEGQIPQKPKKSKMETSGNYNRGMNMTQRMADFTNTLDIRGEYAEDALNKVMNFTDEALMLGIPEIKIIHGRGNGILRQVVRDYLYSVREVASLGNEVEERGGDGATLAVLK is encoded by the coding sequence TTGATCTATCCAGAAAACTTTGAAATAAAAATAGGGTTTGCACAGGTGCGCGACATGCTCTCTGAGCTTTGCCTTAGCCCGCTGGGCCGCCAGTACGTAAACCGCATGGCTTTCCTGAACCGCCACGATGTAGTGGAGCGATTGCTGCAACAAACATACGAATTTAAACAACTGCTGGAGGCGGACGCTGAGATTCCGCTGCAGCACTACTACGATGCGTCTGCTTACCTCGACAGGGCCGCCATTGAGGGTACTTACCTCGAGGTGCTGGCCTTTTTCGAAATCAAGATGTCGCTGCGCACCATACGCGACTCGCTGCGCTTTATTTCCGGCGCAGAGGAGGGGCAGTACGAGGCACTGAAAGCCCTCGGTGCCAACGTAACGGTGGAGCGCTCGCTCATAGCCGCCCTGGATAAGGTGGTGGATGATACCGGTGCCGTGCGCGATGATGCCACTCCGGAGCTGCAGCGCCTGAAGCGGGACCTGATCTCGCAGCAGGGTGCCTTGCGAAAAACGATTTCGTCTATCATGCGCCACGCCAAAAACGAGGGATGGACACCCGCTGATGCCGAGCCGACCATACGTGGGGGCCGCCTGGTGATTCCGGTGATCGCCGAGTACAAGCGCAAGGTAAAGGGCCTGATTCACGACGAGTCGCATACGGGGCAGACTGTGTACATTGAGCCGGAGTCTATCTTTGGTCTCAACAACGACATCAAGGACCTGGAGAACGCGTACCACCGCGAGCTGATCCGCATCCTGATGGGCCTGACCAACACGTTGCGCCACCATGTGCCGGAGCTCCGCAAGGCCTACCAATACCTGGGGCTGCTGGACTTTATCCGGGCCAAGGCGGTGTTCGCGCGCCGTGTGGAGGCGAGTAAACCGAAGTTGCACAACTACCCGCTGGTTAATTGGAAGCAGGCCATTCACCCGCTTTTATACCTGGCGCACCGGCAACTGGGCAAGCCTACCGTGCCCATGGATCTGGAGCTAAACCGCGACCAGCGCATTTTGCTGATATCAGGCCCCAACGCCGGTGGTAAATCGGTGAGCTTGAAAACAGTGGGACTGGTGCAGTACATGCTGCAGTGCGGTATGCTGATTACGGCAGCGGATGGTTCTGAGGCGGGTATCTTCCATGATATCTTTATCGATATCGGGGATGAGCAGTCTATCGAAAACGACCTGAGTACCTACAGCTCGCACCTGACCAACATGCGCAAGTTTGTAACGGTGGCCGATAAAAAAAGCCTGGTGCTGATTGACGAGTTTGGTACGGGCACAGAGCCGGTGCTGGGCGGAGCTATTGCCGAGGCGGTGCTGCAAAACCTGAACGACAGCAAAGTATACGGCGTCATCACCACGCACTATACTAACCTGAAGAACTATGCTGAGCGCACACCGGGTATTGTGAACGGTGCTATGCGCTATGACCACAAAAACCTGCAGCCGCTTTATCAGTTGGAGATCGGCAAGCCGGGTTCTTCGTTTGCCATCGAGATTGCCCGCAAAATCGGGTTGCCAAAGCACATCGTCGACAAGGCCAGTAGCCTGGTAGGCAAGGATAAGATCCGCTACGACCGCCTGCTGGAAGAACTAGAGACCGAGAAGCAGGAGTTGGAGCAGAAAGTGCGTGAAGCCACGAAGCTGGAGCAAAAGCTGGCGAAGTCGGTGAAGGAGTATAATGAGCTGCGAAACTTCCTGGAAGAAAGCAAGCAGGACGTCATGCGCGAGGCCAAGGGCAAAGCCAAGTTGTTGCTGAAGGATGCGAACCAGAAGATCGAGGCGACCATTCAGCAGATAAAGCAGAGCCAGGCCGAGAAGGAGCAAACCAAGGCAGCCCGCCGCGACCTGGAGGAGTTTACCAAGGAGGTGCGCAAAGAGGAGCCACGCCCGGCGCACAAGCGCATCGCCAACGGCACTATTAAGCCCGGCGATAACGTGTCGCTTATAGGGCAGGACTCTTACGGACAGGTAGTGGGCATCAAAGGCAAAACCGCCGAGGTGCTGTTCGGTGGCCTCAAAACCATCGTGAAGGTAGACAACCTGGAGCGGGTAGAGGGGCAGATTCCGCAGAAGCCGAAGAAATCCAAGATGGAGACTTCCGGCAACTACAACCGCGGCATGAACATGACCCAACGCATGGCTGACTTTACAAACACGCTGGATATCCGGGGCGAATACGCTGAGGACGCGCTGAACAAGGTGATGAACTTCACAGACGAGGCACTGATGCTGGGTATTCCGGAAATTAAGATCATCCACGGCCGGGGCAACGGCATCCTGCGCCAGGTAGTACGCGATTACCTGTACTCGGTGCGCGAAGTAGCCAGCCTCGGCAACGAGGTGGAGGAACGCGGTGGCGACGGCGCGACACTGGCCGTGCTGAAGTAA
- a CDS encoding lipocalin-like domain-containing protein, with product MLNPMKKFKLFPLLFASLLMLTFASCGDDDDDDNNPAPSNTELLTGGMWTGDKIFINGSDFTGTAKSQFGYDVTQATLNFDDNGTYTFTYDDDDSNTETGTWEFTNDEKSIILDEGTADETTLVLNKLTASELHMEGEFSLDGVTIDAEIRAVR from the coding sequence ATGCTTAATCCTATGAAGAAGTTCAAGCTGTTCCCACTGCTCTTCGCATCGCTCCTGATGCTGACATTCGCCAGTTGCGGCGATGACGACGATGATGATAACAATCCAGCGCCTTCTAACACCGAGCTGCTGACAGGCGGCATGTGGACCGGCGATAAGATCTTTATCAATGGCTCTGATTTTACAGGGACTGCCAAGTCGCAGTTTGGGTATGATGTTACCCAAGCCACACTTAATTTTGACGACAACGGCACCTACACGTTCACCTACGACGATGACGACTCAAACACCGAGACCGGTACCTGGGAGTTTACGAACGATGAGAAATCCATTATACTAGATGAGGGCACAGCAGATGAAACCACTTTGGTCCTAAACAAGCTGACGGCTTCAGAGCTGCATATGGAAGGAGAGTTCTCGCTGGATGGAGTAACTATTGATGCCGAGATCAGGGCAGTACGTTAG
- a CDS encoding LexA family protein produces the protein MEAKIIQMEPSPKVVQLSEVAADCMLLFASAVRAGFPSPATDYEAEPIDLNAYLTQNPTSTFLARVEGDSMIGAHIEPGDLVVIDRSVKHTSGRIVMAFIAGEFTIKRFMLKPDGAYLVPENPKYESIKVSEPDMGRIWGVVVGVVKKV, from the coding sequence ATGGAAGCAAAAATTATACAAATGGAGCCCAGCCCGAAGGTGGTGCAGTTGAGTGAGGTAGCAGCTGACTGCATGCTGTTGTTTGCCTCTGCCGTTCGCGCGGGCTTCCCGAGTCCGGCCACAGATTACGAGGCGGAGCCCATCGACCTGAACGCCTACCTCACCCAGAACCCAACCTCCACTTTCCTAGCCCGTGTGGAGGGCGACTCGATGATCGGGGCGCACATAGAGCCCGGCGACCTGGTGGTGATCGACCGCTCGGTAAAGCATACCAGCGGCCGCATCGTGATGGCTTTTATAGCCGGGGAGTTCACCATCAAAAGGTTCATGCTCAAACCCGATGGGGCGTACCTGGTACCCGAGAACCCGAAGTATGAAAGTATAAAAGTGAGCGAACCGGACATGGGTCGCATCTGGGGTGTGGTAGTGGGCGTGGTGAAAAAAGTATAA
- a CDS encoding Y-family DNA polymerase gives METTRFALVDCNSFYVSCERVFRPELNGRPVVVLSNNDGCVIARSNEAKALDIKMGTPYFQMKELAKQERVEVFSSNYELYGDMSRRVANTLAQFTPNLEIYSIDECFMDLSHLKPEEVAEYGKQIKKTVERWTGIPVSVGVACTKTLAKVANRLAKKRVGADGVLVLESKQETEEALRQTEVGDVWGIGRQHARRLQQLDVHTAWDLQKLPEGWVKKHMAVTGLRTLLELRGKPCQELEIEAPARKNICTSRSFGRPLTQLTDIEEALSTHTVRCATKLRKQGSCASSLTVFLMTNRFAVTEHNFCNSRTKQLASPTSNELELLRHAISLLRVMFRAGKRYVKVGIILNDLVPASEVQLDLFSHQNDEKQTKLMHTLDTLRQRFGHHSLKYAVQGAIDESNRHKEEQQKAPWMLRKDHISSCYTTAVEELLVIRK, from the coding sequence ATGGAGACTACGCGATTTGCCCTGGTTGACTGCAACAGCTTTTATGTATCGTGTGAGCGCGTGTTCCGGCCTGAGCTGAACGGTCGCCCGGTGGTGGTGCTCAGCAACAACGACGGCTGCGTGATTGCCCGCTCCAACGAGGCCAAGGCGCTGGACATCAAAATGGGCACGCCCTACTTTCAGATGAAGGAACTGGCAAAGCAGGAGCGGGTGGAGGTGTTCAGCTCGAACTATGAACTATACGGCGATATGTCGCGGCGCGTGGCCAACACGCTGGCGCAGTTCACTCCGAACCTCGAGATTTATTCCATCGACGAGTGCTTTATGGACCTGAGTCATCTGAAGCCGGAGGAGGTAGCGGAGTATGGAAAGCAGATCAAAAAGACAGTAGAGCGCTGGACAGGTATTCCGGTATCGGTAGGCGTGGCCTGTACCAAAACGTTGGCAAAGGTGGCCAACAGGCTTGCGAAGAAAAGGGTTGGAGCAGATGGCGTGCTGGTGCTGGAGAGCAAGCAGGAAACAGAAGAGGCGTTACGCCAGACAGAAGTAGGGGATGTGTGGGGCATCGGCCGACAGCACGCCAGGCGCCTGCAGCAACTCGATGTGCACACCGCCTGGGACCTGCAAAAGCTGCCGGAGGGCTGGGTGAAAAAGCACATGGCTGTAACCGGGCTGCGTACCCTGCTGGAACTGCGCGGCAAGCCCTGCCAGGAGTTAGAGATAGAAGCTCCCGCCCGGAAAAATATCTGTACCTCACGCTCCTTCGGCAGGCCACTCACACAGCTAACCGATATCGAAGAAGCACTGTCGACGCACACGGTGCGCTGCGCCACCAAACTGCGGAAGCAGGGCAGCTGTGCCTCCAGCCTCACCGTTTTCCTGATGACAAACCGCTTTGCCGTAACCGAGCACAATTTCTGCAACAGCCGCACCAAACAACTAGCAAGTCCCACCAGCAACGAGCTCGAACTGCTGCGCCACGCCATCAGCCTGTTAAGGGTAATGTTCCGCGCGGGCAAGCGCTATGTTAAAGTCGGCATCATCCTAAACGACCTGGTACCGGCATCTGAGGTGCAGCTGGATCTGTTCAGCCACCAGAACGACGAAAAGCAAACCAAGCTCATGCACACGCTCGATACCCTGCGGCAGCGCTTTGGGCACCACAGTTTGAAGTATGCCGTGCAGGGGGCAATAGACGAAAGCAACAGGCATAAAGAGGAGCAGCAGAAAGCGCCCTGGATGCTCAGGAAGGACCACATTTCGAGCTGCTATACTACAGCTGTGGAAGAACTGCTGGTTATCAGAAAATAA